The Neobacillus sp. OS1-2 genome includes a window with the following:
- a CDS encoding NAD(P)H-dependent oxidoreductase, producing MSKLLYITANPKNDSKLSKGMQIGEVFLEEFKAAQPDVEIERWHLYDMDIPDIDMDLLYARAKLSFMGYTKEQLSEAERTKLENMHALADRFIAADYYVFVTPIWNLGAPSILKKFIDNLFIVEKTFTNTEAGPKGLLTGRKALHIQTRGGIYSSGPMVEFEMGDRYLQKVFQFLGFEICDTVVAEGMDHFPKKVPEIMAKAKKEAAEAAREMAKQPVNS from the coding sequence ATGTCAAAACTGTTGTATATTACAGCAAATCCGAAAAATGATAGTAAGTTATCTAAAGGGATGCAAATCGGTGAGGTATTTTTAGAGGAGTTTAAGGCAGCACAGCCGGATGTAGAGATCGAACGCTGGCACTTATATGATATGGATATCCCTGATATCGATATGGATTTGCTCTATGCCCGGGCAAAATTATCGTTTATGGGTTATACGAAGGAACAGCTATCGGAAGCAGAGCGGACAAAGCTGGAAAATATGCATGCACTAGCCGATCGCTTTATCGCCGCCGATTATTATGTGTTTGTGACACCGATTTGGAATCTCGGTGCCCCGTCGATTTTGAAAAAGTTTATTGATAACTTATTTATTGTAGAAAAGACATTTACCAATACGGAAGCAGGACCAAAAGGGCTCTTGACCGGCAGAAAAGCCCTTCACATTCAAACCCGTGGCGGTATTTATTCCAGTGGACCAATGGTGGAATTCGAAATGGGGGACCGGTACCTCCAAAAGGTATTTCAATTCCTCGGATTTGAAATTTGTGATACCGTCGTTGCCGAAGGAATGGATCATTTTCCGAAAAAGGTTCCGGAAATTATGGCAAAAGCAAAGAAAGAAGCAGCGGAAGCAGCAAGAGAAATGGCAAAACAACCTGTTAATAGTTGA
- a CDS encoding (S)-benzoin forming benzil reductase, giving the protein MKYAIITGASRGLGEAIAKRLIHEQISIVSVSRTENEEIKSLAIKHGIDYKHLSCNLSLEQEVQEVFMEIAHCIFQKDPKEILLFNNAGVIDPIQKVGNLDQTPIIGNIQVNLIAPILITNLFFNKAQLTNTKVTVINVSSGAAVRSIEGWSVYCSAKAGLNMFTQTAALEQVGLKTTNKIIAFSPGVMDTNMQETIRSSHEEAFKDLEQFKEYKEKNLLLKADVVADALVDLVLRGEFESGKLYTIKDLLK; this is encoded by the coding sequence ATGAAATACGCAATCATTACCGGTGCATCAAGAGGTTTAGGTGAAGCGATTGCTAAACGACTTATTCACGAACAAATCTCTATCGTTTCGGTTTCACGGACAGAGAATGAAGAAATTAAAAGTCTGGCAATCAAACATGGAATTGATTATAAGCATCTTTCCTGTAATCTTTCATTAGAACAAGAAGTTCAGGAAGTTTTCATGGAAATTGCTCATTGTATTTTTCAAAAGGATCCGAAAGAAATTCTTCTATTTAATAATGCCGGTGTGATTGATCCCATCCAAAAGGTTGGCAATTTAGACCAAACGCCAATCATCGGGAACATTCAGGTCAATTTAATTGCACCGATTCTGATTACGAATTTATTTTTTAACAAGGCGCAATTAACCAATACAAAGGTAACGGTTATTAATGTATCCTCAGGTGCGGCAGTTCGTTCGATAGAAGGCTGGAGTGTGTATTGCAGCGCAAAGGCGGGATTAAATATGTTCACGCAAACCGCTGCATTAGAGCAAGTCGGGTTGAAAACAACCAACAAAATTATTGCGTTTAGCCCTGGTGTGATGGATACGAACATGCAGGAAACGATTCGTTCGTCCCACGAGGAGGCATTTAAAGATCTAGAACAGTTTAAAGAATATAAAGAAAAGAATCTGCTTTTAAAGGCAGATGTGGTCGCGGATGCCTTAGTCGATCTCGTTCTAAGGGGTGAGTTTGAAAGTGGGAAACTATACACTATCAAAGACCTGTTAAAATAA
- a CDS encoding ATP-binding protein, giving the protein MLQTLRSKILFYLVLISMIGILIVSFFIQYGFEESFHSYLDRNREKKIDRIITEIEKDYRKNGHFTSDPVFGLLHEHAMTDQLYFQLYDRLGQIQMDSSNIRGMLNSFGLTEPAPDEEEWHSKTYTLKIDHAIIGKLVAIYPEGLIDDEYTFIQTIQLYILAAVCLTIVLAIVFSMIFSKKLTSGLKKLSFAAGELQQHNLDIRIPLSGLPTEVKQIAISFNNLAESLAKEEMLRKQFTGDLAHELRTPLATLRSQIEAFQDGIWEPTPQRLEVSHEELMRLVRLVNELEKLLAAENPQIRLEKIELEAGSVLAALWEMFLPIFKEKGVGLQIEEPAQEEIFAADKDRIMQILSNILNNALKYTPEGKNVTLSVVTEKEGYVGFRIQDEGSGMKEEDIPHIFERFYRGDKSRDRKTGGVGIGLSIVKALMDSHKGIIKVKSRLNKGTSIILWFPRED; this is encoded by the coding sequence ATGCTGCAAACACTCCGGTCTAAGATCCTGTTTTATCTAGTTCTCATCTCAATGATTGGTATTTTAATTGTCAGCTTTTTTATTCAATATGGCTTTGAGGAAAGTTTTCATAGTTATTTAGACCGTAATCGTGAAAAAAAAATAGATCGAATTATTACTGAAATTGAGAAAGACTATCGAAAAAATGGCCATTTTACCAGTGATCCGGTGTTTGGACTGCTCCATGAGCATGCAATGACAGATCAGCTTTATTTTCAATTATATGACCGCCTTGGGCAAATTCAGATGGATTCTTCCAATATTCGTGGCATGTTGAATAGCTTTGGCTTAACAGAACCAGCACCTGATGAGGAAGAGTGGCACTCCAAAACCTATACACTCAAAATCGATCATGCTATTATTGGCAAACTAGTGGCCATCTACCCAGAGGGATTAATTGACGATGAATACACATTTATCCAAACGATTCAGTTATATATTTTAGCCGCTGTCTGTCTAACGATTGTGCTGGCAATTGTCTTTAGCATGATTTTTTCAAAAAAATTAACCTCTGGATTGAAAAAACTGTCATTTGCTGCTGGTGAGCTGCAGCAGCATAACTTGGATATCCGCATTCCTTTATCAGGCTTGCCCACAGAGGTAAAGCAGATTGCCATATCCTTCAATAATCTTGCTGAATCACTAGCAAAGGAGGAAATGCTGCGGAAGCAATTTACCGGTGACCTGGCTCACGAATTAAGGACGCCGCTTGCCACTTTAAGGAGCCAGATTGAGGCCTTTCAGGACGGGATCTGGGAGCCAACACCACAACGGTTAGAGGTAAGTCACGAAGAACTGATGCGCTTAGTACGGCTCGTGAATGAATTAGAAAAATTATTAGCGGCCGAGAACCCGCAAATCAGGCTGGAAAAGATCGAACTTGAAGCCGGTAGTGTATTGGCAGCCTTATGGGAAATGTTTTTGCCTATTTTTAAAGAAAAAGGTGTGGGGCTGCAAATTGAAGAGCCTGCTCAAGAAGAAATATTTGCTGCTGATAAGGATCGCATAATGCAAATTCTTTCCAATATCCTCAATAATGCTCTGAAGTACACACCAGAAGGGAAGAATGTTACGTTATCGGTGGTGACAGAAAAGGAAGGGTATGTCGGCTTTAGGATTCAAGATGAAGGTTCGGGGATGAAAGAGGAGGATATTCCGCATATCTTCGAACGCTTTTATCGCGGTGACAAATCCCGTGACCGCAAAACGGGCGGTGTCGGAATTGGCCTGTCGATTGTAAAAGCCTTGATGGATTCCCATAAAGGCATCATCAAGGTCAAAAGCAGGTTGAATAAGGGAACCAGTATCATCCTATGGTTTCCACGGGAAGACTAA
- a CDS encoding helix-turn-helix transcriptional regulator — protein sequence MDVKAYTPDDVAQIFQISKHTVYELIKRGELQAFKIGNKMRIEHTEIERFKENMKAPAKKQPAEQTSTGSQTNPPIRLSGSHDFLVEHFAKQAGKKLDMQIQPSFIGSLEGLMMLYRGQCDIAAIHLLDPASQEYNLPFIHQLFVYESILVVRLAEREQGFIVAKGNPKSILDFSDLTRKEIQFINRQKGSGTRFLLDSKLSSCGIAPSKINGYGNEEWNHLSAASYISRGIANVTFGIQSAASHLGLDFVPVAKEQFDLVFRFTDENKQRLTDLLQYLQSASFKNSLQDLEGYSIHDLGTIIYQTTQTEELV from the coding sequence ATGGATGTGAAGGCGTATACGCCCGATGATGTCGCACAAATCTTTCAAATCTCAAAACATACTGTTTATGAGCTGATAAAAAGAGGCGAGCTGCAAGCCTTTAAAATCGGTAATAAAATGAGAATTGAACATACCGAAATAGAAAGATTTAAAGAGAACATGAAAGCTCCTGCAAAAAAACAGCCCGCAGAACAAACAAGCACGGGGAGCCAGACCAACCCACCTATCCGGCTTTCCGGCAGTCATGATTTCCTTGTCGAACATTTTGCCAAACAAGCGGGAAAGAAGTTAGATATGCAAATTCAGCCATCCTTCATCGGCAGTTTAGAAGGGCTGATGATGCTTTACCGCGGGCAGTGCGATATTGCCGCAATTCATCTGTTAGATCCAGCATCACAAGAGTACAATCTGCCATTTATCCATCAACTATTTGTCTACGAATCAATCTTGGTGGTGCGATTGGCCGAGAGAGAACAAGGCTTTATTGTCGCAAAAGGCAATCCGAAAAGCATTCTTGATTTTTCAGACCTGACGAGAAAAGAGATTCAATTTATTAACCGTCAAAAAGGGTCAGGTACCCGCTTTTTACTAGATTCCAAGCTTTCTAGCTGCGGAATTGCCCCTAGTAAGATTAACGGCTACGGCAATGAAGAATGGAATCATTTGTCGGCGGCTTCTTACATTAGCCGGGGCATTGCCAATGTGACCTTTGGGATTCAGTCTGCCGCCAGTCATTTAGGACTTGATTTCGTACCGGTAGCGAAGGAACAGTTTGATCTTGTTTTCCGCTTTACCGATGAGAACAAACAAAGGTTAACAGACTTACTTCAATACTTACAGTCGGCCAGTTTCAAAAATAGCCTGCAAGATTTAGAAGGCTATTCGATTCACGATCTAGGAACAATCATCTATCAAACTACTCAGACGGAGGAACTCGTATGA
- a CDS encoding ABC transporter permease, giving the protein MELLLDGLKKAIEMIFSGDQEIFAITWLTLKVCLISILISTLIGLPLGIFLGLTRFKGRRILLLLINIGMGLPPVVAGLWITMLLWRSGPLGDLTLLYSPTAIVMAQILVSLPIVTSLTCTAFQQISEKMLLQIKALGATKLQTLMILIKQLKIAILAAVMAGFGRVIAEVGAAMMVGGNIQGDTRILTTTIVMEVSKGNFDIALALSFILLTVALLITAALTFLQQRKRIS; this is encoded by the coding sequence ATGGAACTACTACTAGATGGACTCAAAAAAGCGATAGAAATGATCTTTTCCGGTGATCAAGAAATTTTTGCGATTACCTGGCTTACGCTCAAGGTCTGTCTCATTTCCATTCTAATTAGTACTCTGATTGGATTGCCGCTAGGGATTTTCCTTGGTTTAACTAGATTCAAAGGGCGCAGGATTCTATTATTATTGATCAATATTGGTATGGGCCTGCCCCCGGTTGTTGCCGGACTATGGATTACGATGCTGTTATGGCGTTCTGGTCCATTAGGCGACTTAACCCTGCTCTATTCACCGACCGCGATTGTGATGGCACAAATATTAGTCAGCCTGCCGATTGTCACGAGCCTGACATGCACAGCTTTTCAGCAAATCAGTGAGAAGATGCTCTTACAAATTAAAGCGCTCGGAGCTACAAAGCTGCAGACATTAATGATTCTTATTAAGCAATTAAAAATTGCGATTTTAGCGGCGGTAATGGCTGGCTTTGGACGCGTCATTGCAGAGGTTGGTGCCGCAATGATGGTCGGCGGAAATATTCAGGGCGATACGCGAATCTTAACCACAACGATTGTGATGGAAGTTTCCAAAGGGAACTTTGACATTGCCTTAGCCCTTTCGTTTATTCTCTTAACTGTTGCCCTATTGATTACGGCTGCCTTAACATTTTTACAGCAAAGGAAGCGAATATCATGA
- a CDS encoding ATP-binding cassette domain-containing protein: protein MNPLIELKNITFNAHMKTILDIQEFQVYDGEFLGIMGPNGAGKSTLLKLLAFLDQQTSGDILFRGQSIPKGNAPLDLRRKFSIALQQSLLLDGTVFHNIAIGLTLRKIPKSIIKDKVAHWMELFGISHLAKKNALYLSGGEAQRVNLARAMIVEPEILFLDEPFSALDFPTKIKLMEDFKGIIEKAQTTAVFVSHDLMEINYLTNRLAIIVNGEVKQSGPTPRVLEHPNSSTQSFLNEWKKFYPLAR, encoded by the coding sequence ATGAACCCGTTAATTGAGCTAAAAAATATTACTTTTAACGCCCATATGAAAACGATTCTAGATATTCAGGAATTCCAGGTTTATGATGGCGAATTTCTCGGAATTATGGGGCCAAATGGCGCCGGGAAAAGTACTCTGTTAAAGCTGTTAGCATTTCTCGATCAGCAAACGAGCGGTGATATTCTTTTTCGTGGGCAGAGCATTCCCAAGGGAAATGCCCCGCTCGATTTACGACGGAAATTCTCGATTGCCCTTCAGCAATCGTTGCTGTTAGATGGAACTGTTTTTCATAATATCGCAATTGGTTTAACGTTACGAAAGATTCCGAAAAGCATTATAAAGGACAAAGTGGCCCATTGGATGGAGCTGTTTGGCATCAGCCATTTGGCCAAAAAAAATGCGCTGTATTTATCCGGCGGCGAGGCGCAGCGCGTCAACTTAGCGCGGGCGATGATTGTTGAACCGGAGATTCTATTTCTTGATGAGCCTTTTTCCGCATTGGATTTTCCGACCAAAATAAAATTAATGGAAGATTTCAAGGGCATTATCGAAAAGGCCCAAACAACAGCCGTGTTTGTCAGCCATGATTTAATGGAAATTAACTACCTCACGAATCGGCTGGCCATTATTGTGAATGGTGAAGTGAAGCAATCCGGGCCCACCCCTCGGGTCCTAGAACATCCTAATTCTTCTACTCAATCCTTCCTAAATGAGTGGAAGAAATTTTATCCCTTAGCACGTTAA
- a CDS encoding response regulator transcription factor: MKILLVDDERRIIEVLEAYLEREGYEIHSADNGIDALKKAKTINPDLIILDLMLPDISGEEVCRLVRKESDVPILMLTAKSAEDDRINGIVMGADDYLTKPFSPREVVVRVQAILRRVKKTEKMERLEFNRRKLAIDLIKKEVMVNGEDVTLTPIEYKLLTNMAVNPGRVYSRMDLLEKIQDEGMYYEGYERSVDTHIKNLRKKIESDSRQPDFIVTVFGMGYKFGGVLDAANTPV; the protein is encoded by the coding sequence ATGAAGATTTTATTAGTTGACGATGAACGCAGAATCATAGAAGTTCTCGAAGCCTATTTAGAAAGAGAAGGCTATGAAATTCATAGTGCCGATAATGGAATTGATGCCTTGAAAAAAGCCAAAACAATCAACCCAGACTTAATCATATTAGATTTAATGCTGCCTGATATTTCAGGTGAAGAAGTTTGCCGCTTAGTCCGAAAAGAGTCGGATGTGCCAATCCTGATGCTGACGGCAAAATCAGCTGAAGATGATCGCATCAACGGGATTGTCATGGGTGCCGACGATTATTTAACAAAGCCATTCAGCCCGCGGGAAGTGGTTGTCCGTGTCCAAGCGATTTTAAGACGAGTGAAAAAGACCGAGAAAATGGAGAGACTCGAATTTAATAGAAGGAAACTAGCCATTGATTTAATTAAAAAAGAAGTGATGGTAAACGGTGAGGATGTTACCTTAACACCGATTGAGTATAAATTGTTAACCAATATGGCAGTCAATCCCGGCCGAGTATACAGCCGGATGGATTTACTGGAAAAGATTCAAGATGAAGGAATGTATTATGAAGGGTATGAGCGGAGTGTCGATACGCATATCAAAAATCTTCGAAAAAAAATTGAATCAGATTCGCGGCAGCCAGATTTTATCGTAACTGTTTTTGGGATGGGCTATAAATTTGGAGGGGTCCTAGATGCTGCAAACACTCCGGTCTAA
- a CDS encoding substrate-binding domain-containing protein, with translation MKKNRLFIALIALMLLVLSACGNSDTKDAAAKETKKPASKPAPTEMILATTTSTQDSGLLEVLIPMFEKENNVKVKTIAVGTGQALEMGTKGEADVLLVHAPAAEKEVVDAGDAINYKRVMYNDFILVGPKENPAGVSGNDIKDAFKTLAGTKSIFVSRGDDSGTHKKELGIWTAAAVQPAGDWYVSTGQGMGQTLQVAAEKKGYVLTDRATWLAQEKNLDTLKIAVEGGNDLMNIYHVMQVNPEKHDKVNSKDAEKFVNFMVDAKTQDVIENFGKKEYGQSLFFKYTE, from the coding sequence ATGAAAAAAAATCGCTTATTCATCGCATTAATTGCATTAATGCTCCTAGTTTTATCAGCTTGCGGAAATTCTGACACAAAAGATGCTGCCGCAAAAGAGACAAAGAAACCTGCATCAAAACCGGCTCCAACAGAAATGATTCTGGCCACGACAACAAGTACACAGGACAGTGGCTTGCTTGAAGTATTAATCCCCATGTTTGAAAAAGAAAATAATGTAAAAGTGAAGACGATTGCCGTTGGGACAGGCCAAGCATTAGAAATGGGAACAAAAGGGGAAGCCGATGTCCTTCTTGTTCATGCTCCAGCAGCTGAAAAAGAAGTTGTCGATGCAGGTGATGCGATTAACTACAAACGTGTGATGTATAACGACTTTATTTTAGTAGGACCAAAGGAAAATCCAGCGGGTGTAAGCGGGAACGATATTAAGGACGCTTTCAAAACATTAGCTGGTACAAAATCTATTTTCGTTTCACGCGGGGACGACTCTGGTACACATAAGAAAGAACTTGGCATCTGGACTGCTGCCGCCGTTCAACCAGCCGGTGATTGGTATGTGTCAACAGGTCAAGGTATGGGACAAACTCTCCAAGTTGCAGCCGAAAAAAAAGGCTACGTGTTAACTGACCGTGCCACATGGCTCGCCCAAGAAAAGAATTTGGATACTCTCAAGATTGCCGTTGAAGGCGGAAATGATTTAATGAATATTTATCACGTTATGCAAGTAAATCCTGAAAAACATGATAAAGTGAATAGCAAAGATGCCGAAAAGTTTGTAAACTTTATGGTAGATGCGAAAACACAAGACGTAATCGAAAACTTCGGTAAGAAAGAATACGGACAATCCCTATTCTTTAAATATACGGAGTAA
- a CDS encoding DUF4931 domain-containing protein: METKHLHFNTSIGVKKPENIRNKEQACPFCERDKLTDLIAVDGSIILLKNKYPVLENAYQTVLIETDDCHADLSTYSKEHLHKLIRFGLQHWLAMEETGNYHSVIFFKNHGPLSGGTLAHPHMQIIGLHDIDYKETVTHEMFEGIVIAEADSVRFTLSTKPRVGFYEFNVEMPDTAYQEKFSEYMQVAVDYILNHFPFRATSYNVFFHHIDDKIYAKIVSRFVTTPLYIGYGIPQVPSNLQWMAEEVRRIYFKR, encoded by the coding sequence TTGGAAACGAAACATCTGCATTTTAATACATCCATCGGTGTCAAGAAACCGGAAAATATTCGAAACAAAGAGCAGGCCTGCCCGTTTTGCGAAAGAGACAAACTGACGGATCTCATCGCTGTGGATGGATCCATTATTCTTTTGAAAAATAAATATCCTGTATTAGAAAATGCCTACCAAACCGTATTAATAGAAACAGACGATTGTCACGCCGATTTATCAACCTATTCAAAAGAGCATCTACATAAATTGATTAGGTTCGGCTTGCAGCATTGGTTAGCAATGGAGGAAACCGGCAACTATCATTCGGTCATTTTTTTCAAAAACCATGGACCATTGTCTGGCGGGACGCTTGCCCATCCACATATGCAAATCATTGGTTTACATGATATTGATTACAAAGAAACGGTAACCCATGAAATGTTTGAGGGGATTGTGATTGCCGAAGCAGATAGTGTTCGGTTTACACTGTCGACAAAGCCTCGCGTGGGGTTTTATGAATTTAATGTAGAAATGCCTGATACCGCCTATCAAGAGAAGTTTTCGGAATATATGCAGGTGGCGGTCGACTATATCCTAAACCATTTTCCCTTCAGAGCAACAAGCTACAATGTATTTTTTCATCATATTGACGATAAAATCTATGCGAAAATTGTTTCCCGTTTTGTCACCACCCCACTTTATATTGGCTATGGCATCCCCCAGGTACCAAGTAATTTACAGTGGATGGCAGAAGAAGTGCGGCGGATTTATTTTAAGAGATAA
- a CDS encoding undecaprenyl-diphosphate phosphatase, whose translation MLTKLEALILGIIQGLTEFLPISSTGHLYLGRNLFGLQEAGLLLDTMLHVGTLLAVFVFYKDEFIKVIKNPFSKLTFLLIVGTLPAVIFGLAFKDYIDEISKTGVTIGWEFLITGLFLWLADSAKNGYKKMDDITYKDALIIGTFQAVAIMPAISRSGMTIVAALWRKLDRETAAYFSFLLSTPAIAGAIVLQTKDLLGGQGEEISLSALLVGIIASAIFGYIAVKWMIGYLKNHSLKPFAIYVWALGLLVLFFQFTGKF comes from the coding sequence ATGTTAACAAAACTAGAAGCATTGATCCTCGGGATTATTCAGGGGTTAACGGAATTTTTGCCGATCAGCAGTACCGGACATCTTTATTTAGGAAGGAATTTATTCGGCTTACAGGAAGCGGGGCTTTTGCTCGATACAATGCTTCATGTCGGGACACTCTTGGCAGTCTTTGTTTTTTATAAGGATGAATTTATAAAGGTCATCAAAAATCCTTTTAGCAAATTAACGTTTTTATTGATTGTGGGGACACTGCCCGCGGTCATTTTTGGACTTGCCTTTAAGGATTATATTGATGAGATTTCAAAGACAGGGGTGACGATTGGCTGGGAGTTTTTAATTACAGGATTATTTCTGTGGCTCGCCGATTCCGCAAAAAATGGTTATAAGAAAATGGATGATATTACCTACAAGGATGCCCTTATCATTGGAACATTCCAGGCAGTTGCGATTATGCCCGCAATTTCCCGTTCCGGAATGACGATTGTTGCGGCACTTTGGCGAAAATTAGATAGAGAAACGGCCGCTTATTTCTCCTTCTTATTATCGACACCCGCGATTGCCGGCGCGATTGTCTTACAAACGAAGGATTTACTTGGCGGCCAAGGAGAAGAAATCTCTTTATCTGCCTTGCTTGTCGGCATCATCGCCTCGGCTATCTTTGGATATATTGCCGTGAAATGGATGATTGGTTACTTGAAGAATCATTCTTTAAAGCCGTTTGCGATTTATGTATGGGCACTAGGCCTACTCGTATTGTTTTTTCAATTTACAGGGAAGTTCTAG